DNA sequence from the Aminivibrio sp. genome:
CGCAGCCGGAGCGAGATGGCGGGCAAGGTCGTCGGCATGCTCCGGGACGGAAAAAAGGTGCGGGGAGGAGGGCATGACGATTCGGCGGCCCTCTACTTCCCCCCCTCCTACAGCCCGGACCAGATCCGGACCACCCTTCAGGCGGCCATGCGGACCATCCGGGACCAGGAGCGGCCCACGGGAGTCACCCTGGGCGACCTTTTCAAGATCGGCGGATAGAAAAAACGCCGGACGAATGACGGCCGGCAGCCTGAAGGAGGATTCCATCATGAAAGTGCTTGTCACGGGCTTCGACCCCTTCGGGGACGAGCCGGTCAATCCCGCCTTCGAGGCGGTGAAGCTCCTGCCCCGGACAATAGCCGGGGCTGACGTGGACATCCTGGAGATTCCCACGGTGTTCCACAAGTCCATCGAGGCAATCGTGAAACGGGCGGAGGAGACCGGCGCCGACCGGATCCTCATGGTCGGCCAGGCCGGCGGGCGCTTCGAAATCACCGTGGAGCGGGTCGGCATCAACGTTGACGATGCCCGGATCCCTGACAACGAGGGCAACCGCCCCATCGATGTGCCCATCGATCCCGACGGGCCCGCGGCCCATTTCGCCACCCTTCCGGTGAAGGCCATGACGGAGCGGATCCGCTCCCGGGGCATTCCCGCAAAGGTGTCCAACACGGCGGGGACCTTCGTGTGCAACCACGTGCTCTACGGCGTGCTGAACGCCGCCGCAAAAAAAGGCCTGCCGGTGAAAGCAGGGTTTATCCACGTTCCCTATCTTCCGGAGCAGGCGGCGAAAAAGGACAGCGTCCCGTCCATGTCGGCCGCCACCATTGCCGCAGCCCTCGAGGCAGCCCTCGAGGCCGTGGTCACCACAGGCGATGACGTGAAGATCTCCGGCGGCAGGGAACACTGAACAGGAAAAATTTTCGCCTGAATCCTCAGTTTTCCCCGCTGCCTGCGGATTTTGAATTTTATTCCCCCCGTTTTCTACGGGGCGGAGAACGTGCTAGAATGACGATGCCTGACTAGAACCCGATAGAGATAAATACCGTTTTTTTATATTTTTTCGATGCCATTCCCGCGGGGAGGTTTTACCGG
Encoded proteins:
- the pcp gene encoding pyroglutamyl-peptidase I; translation: MKVLVTGFDPFGDEPVNPAFEAVKLLPRTIAGADVDILEIPTVFHKSIEAIVKRAEETGADRILMVGQAGGRFEITVERVGINVDDARIPDNEGNRPIDVPIDPDGPAAHFATLPVKAMTERIRSRGIPAKVSNTAGTFVCNHVLYGVLNAAAKKGLPVKAGFIHVPYLPEQAAKKDSVPSMSAATIAAALEAALEAVVTTGDDVKISGGREH